One part of the Pogoniulus pusillus isolate bPogPus1 chromosome 8, bPogPus1.pri, whole genome shotgun sequence genome encodes these proteins:
- the SCYL3 gene encoding protein-associating with the carboxyl-terminal domain of ezrin produces the protein MGSENSALKSYTLEESPFTLPTGHAIYPAVLQDGRRASVFVYRRENEDKVHKAAKHLKTLRHPCLLRFLSCTVETNGIHLVTERVKPLEMVLETLSSAEICAGIYDVLLALIFLHDRGNLTHNNVCLSSVFVSEDGHWKLGGMETVCNFTEATPEFLCQVKSVRDQSCIPCEEMSTEFKILPNSCGHARDAYAFGAMVENLLTALDDQVSADILSSFQQTLHCTLLNPDPKSRPPLSSLLSHEFFRNDFLEVVNFLKTLTLKSEEEKTEFFKFLLDRVAGLSEELIASRLVPLLLNQLVFAEPVAVKSFLPHLLGPKKEQTGESQTSCLLSPALFQTHVIPVLLKLFEVHEEHVRMVLLSHIHAYAELFSREELKNIILPQVLLGLRDTSDSIVAITLHSLAVLVSLLGPEVVVGGERTKIFKSSAPSFMKTADLSPEGSPGHAVSNQRNQSSWTLKNHSSMFPAAGSIPAKKPSVQRDNPLSLKTGQQDTQSSLNGIPGSGNTLGSNNNSLTTSEKPTEEWPDWSEPEETDTEKTVNIQIRTRELQGRVEPYFAEHDIEEKPWEDFEPSSPSPELSSVNCLTVTQADAVEMLRPMPATHQLSKEFRNLRLNLPTEPCPENRWSNKWDQQEQLGETVLPKATFQERLKSASESGLGEEFTIKVKRKPVQDPELDWFADMIPDIKPSSSVLILPEVRTDAVVPSHCGVASSRESASQNVLFSSKFAAADIVEAEAAGWGEEEELNWEDVTNW, from the exons ATGGGCTCAGAGAACAGTGCTTTAAAGAGCTACACACTGGAGGAGTCGCCGTTCACACTGCCAACGGGACATGCCATCTACCCAGCCGTGCTGCAAGATGGCAGACGTGCTTCTGTCTTTGTCTACAGACGAGAGAATGAAGATAAGGTTCACAAAGCTGCCAAG CACCTGAAAACCTTGCGCCACCCTTGCCTTCTGCGCTTCCTCTCCTGTACTGTGGAAACAAATGGGATCCACCTAGTTACAGAGCGTGTCAAGCCTCTGGAGATGGTCCTGGAGACACTCTCTTCAGCAGAAATCTGTGCAGGAATCTATGATGTGCTGCTGGCTCTTATCTTCCTCCATGACAGG GGAAACCTAACCCATAACAATGTCTGTTTATCATCCGTGTTTGTAAGTGAGGATGGGCACTGGAAGCTGGGAGGAATGGAAACAGTCTGTAACTTCACTGAAGCCACCCCAGAG TTCCTCTGTCAGGTCAAGTCAGTACGAGACCAGTCGTGCATCCCTTGCGAGGAGATG TCTACAGAGTTCAAAATTCTGCCCAACAGCTGTGGGCACGCGAGGGATGCCTACGCCTTTGGAGCAATGGTTGAAAATCTCCTGACAGCCCTAGATGATCAGG TTTCAGCAGATATTCTCTCCAGCTTTCAGCAAACCTTGCACTGTACACTGCTGAATCCAGACCCAAAGTCTCGTCCACCACTGTCCAGCTTATTGTCTCATGAGTTCTTCAG GAACGATTTTCTCGAAGTTGTGAATTTTCTGAAGACCTTAACATTAAagtctgaggaggaaaaaacagaATTTTTCAA ATTCCTGCTGGACAGGGTGGCCGGCTTGTCAGAGGAGCTGATCGCATCACGGCTGGTGCCTCTTCTACTCAATCAGCTCGTGTTTGCAGAACCTGTAGCTGTCAAGagttttcttcctcatctgctGGGTCCAAAGAAAG AGCAAACTGGAGAGAGCCAGACCAGCTGCCTCCTGTCACCAGCCTTGTTCCAGACACATGTCattcctgtgctgctgaagctgtTTGAGGTTCATGAGGAGCATGTTCGAATGGTGTTGCTGTCTCACATTCACGCCTATGCAGAGCTGTTCTCCCGGGAGGAGTTGAAGAACATCATATTGCCCCAG GTACTGCTGGGCCTTCGGGATACCAGTGACTCTATCGTCGCAATAACCCTGCACAGCTTAGCAGTTCTTGTCTCCCTGCTGGGACCTGAAGTTGTTGTAGGTGGAGAAAGAACAAAGATTTTCAAGAGCTCTGCACCGAGTTTCATGAAAACAGCTGATCTCTCCCCAgaag GGTCCCCAGGTCATGCTGTAAGCAATCAGAGAAATCAAAGTTCTTGGACCTTGAAAAACCATTCTAGTATGTTCCCAGCTGCTGGAAGTATACCTGCCAAGAAGCCTTCTGTGCAACGGGACAATCCACTGTCTTTAAAGACAG GTCAGCAAGACACTCAGTCCTCCCTGAATGGAATTCCTGGAAGTGGTAATACACTAGGGAGCAACAACAATTCCTTGACTACCTCTGAAAAGCCCACAGAGGAGTGGCCAGACTGGAGTGAGCCAGAGGAGACAGACACTGAGAAAACTGTGAACATTCAAATTCGGACCcgagagctgcagggcagggtggaaCCTTATTTTGCTGAACATGACATAGAGGAAAAGCCCTGGGAAGACTTTGAGCCCAGCAGCCCTAGTCCTGAACTGTCCTCAGTAAACTGCCTCACTGTGACACAAGCTGATGCAGTCGAGATGCTAAGGCCCATGCCAGCTACACACCAATTGAGTAAAGAATTCAGAAACctcaggctgaatctccccactgaGCCCTGCCCTGAAAACAGATGGAGCAACAAGTGGGACCAGCAGGAACAACTGGGAGAAACTGTGCTGCCAAAAGCAACCTTTCAGGAAAGGTTGAAGTCAGCATCAGAGTCTGGCCTAGGAGAAGAATTCACGATCAAAGTAAAGAGGAAACCTGTGCAAGACCCTGAACTGGACTGGTTTGCTGACATGATCCCAGACATTAAACCTTCGTCATCTGTCTTGATTTTACCTGAAGTGAGGACAGACGCAGTTGTGCCCAGTCACTGTGGTGTAGCATCCAGCAGAGAAAGTGCTTCCCAGAATGTGTTGTTTTCATCCAAATTTGCAGCAGCTGACATTGTTGAG